One Phragmites australis chromosome 23, lpPhrAust1.1, whole genome shotgun sequence DNA window includes the following coding sequences:
- the LOC133906798 gene encoding uncharacterized mitochondrial protein AtMg00810-like, whose protein sequence is MVLTKCKYALDLLRRANMVNCKVAPTPMSVTDKLARDNGQVLSPKAAFKYHNIVGGLQYLTFTCPDISFALNKVCQYLSNPIDVHWEAVKRILRFVKGTVTTGLRIQRSSCTLLSVFTDANLAGCSDDRCSMGGFAIFLGPNLISWSSQKQPTVSRSSTEAEYKALANGAAEVQSVLKELGVP, encoded by the coding sequence ATGGTGTTAACCAAATGCAAGTATGCATTGGATCTTCTTCGCCGTGCAAACATGGTGAATTGCAAGGTAGCTCCAACACCTATGTCCGTCACTGACAAGCTAGCACGGGATAATGGACAAGTGCTCAGTCCTAAAGCTGCTTTCAAATACCACAATATCGTGGGAGGCCTACAGTATCTCACCTTTACATGCCCTGATATATCCTTTGCGCTCAACAAGGTGTGCCAATATCTATCGAATCCCATAGACGTGCACTGGGAAGCTGTCAAGCGCATCTTGAGATTTGTTAAAGGAACTGTGACAACCGGCTTACGAATACAACGATCATCATGTACTTTGCTTAGTGTCTTCACAGATGCCAATTTGGCAGGATGTAGTGATGATCGATGCTCAATGGGAGGTTTTGCTATTTTCCTTGGACCAAATCTCATATCATGGAGCTCGCAAAAGCAACCTACTGTATCCCGTTCTAGTACTGAAGCAGAATACAAGGCTTTAGCTAATGGGGCTGCAGAAGTTCAGTCGGTTTTGAAGGAATTAGGGGTTCCATAG